In Phoenix dactylifera cultivar Barhee BC4 chromosome 11, palm_55x_up_171113_PBpolish2nd_filt_p, whole genome shotgun sequence, the following are encoded in one genomic region:
- the LOC103718451 gene encoding uncharacterized protein LOC103718451 isoform X2 has product MSKNGKSSQNGNQQTKIVGIKSRDANGTHEETVHQNIKDNGETISTGNEMTPRRVISATKSLLRMEDHKQQTENLLERFRNSNFFVRIAQLDEPLWSKRNVAEQSSVNSEMAGERFQSIGGSLNMSTSLLNAVVDKGNFGGNTSGGLARDTVKCYSLRNGDIVVLLQVNVGIGIIKDPVLEILQFEKDQASNSVSENLSSSPVPNSEDPCHDLLRWLLPLDRTLPPSRPLSPPLSSSISQKTNLSSSSQIFSFGHFRSYSMPSLPQVTGPPSSAVPPSNSRPAFDLEDFDRFSPEKQIRSRDMGNAGILSFRGVSLEPERFSVRCGLEGIYLPGRRWRRKLEIIQPLEIRSFAAECITEDFICVQIKNVMPAHIPDSIIFLDAITVVFEEASKEGPSVSLPVACTETGNGHSLPNLALRRGEEHSFILKPATTLNRDFRGNGETNSMQPHSKMGTMVPNVHMISRSADQYAILVSCRCNYTESKLFFKQLTDWRPRIARDLMITVAPESYQQTIRANAKAPHLPVQVLTLKATNLTSEDLTLTVLAPESSTSSPTVLSLNSSPKAPMDPFISFHEYMGRMGGDKLGIRTHRLSSMPASTESQKVSDSGGIRSSSLEHWTDSMSHVISSNDSGCTHLWLQSTVPLGCVPAHSNATVKLELLPLTDGIVTLDTLQIAVKEKGLTYIPEYSLKIYATSSIATGIL; this is encoded by the exons ATGTCTAAAAATGGTAAATCTAGTCAGAATGGAAACCAGCAGACCAAAATTGTAGGAATTAAATCCAGGGATGCCAATGGCACACATGAAGAAACTgttcatcaaaatataaaagACAATGGAGAAACTATATCAACTGGAAACGAGATGACGCCTAGACGAGTTATCTCTGCAACCAAATCTCTCCTTAGGATGGAAGATCATAAGCAACAGACTGAAAATTTGTTGGAAAGATTTAGAAATTCAAATTTCTTTGTTCGAATTGCCCAGCTGGATGAACCACTTTGGTCTAAGAGAAATGTGGCAGAACAATCCTCAGTGAATTCTGAGATGGCAGGGGAAAGATTCCAATCAATTGGAGGATCATTGAACATGTCAACGAGCCTTCTTAATGCAGTTGTTGACAAGGGAAATTTTGGTGGTAATACATCTGGTGGACTGGCTCGAGACACTGTCAAATGCTACTCCCTGCGCAATGGTGACATAGTG GTTCTTTTACAGGTGAATGTTGGAATTGGCATTATAAAAGACCCTGTTCTTGAGATTCTTCAATTTGAGAAGGACCAAGCTAGCAACTCTGTTTCTGAGAACCTCAGTAGCTCACCTGTTCCGAATAGTGAGGATCCATGTCACGACCTGCTTAGATGGTTGCTCCCCTTGGATCGCACTCTACCTCCTTCGCGTCCATTATCACCTCCTTTAAGCTCAAGTATATCTCAGAAAACAAATTTATCGTCTAGTTCACAAATTTTTTCGTTTGGTCATTTTAGAAGCTACTCCATGCCTTCACTTCCTCAAGTTACCGGACCACCTTCATCTGCTGTTCCTCCTTCCAACTCAAGACCAGCATTTGATCTTGAAGATTTTGACCGCTTTTCACCAGAGAAACAAATAAGAAGTCGAGATATGGGAAATGCAGGGATTTTATCATTTCGAGGTGTTTCTTTAGAGCCAGAACGGTTTTCTGTTCGCTGTGGGCTGGAAGGCATATACTTACCAGGCAGGAGGTGGCGGAGAAAACTTGAAATCATTCAACCATTGGAAATCCGTTCTTTTGCTGCTGAGTGCATTACAGAGGATTTTATCTGTGTCCAAATAAAG AATGTGATGCCAGCCCATATACCagattctattatttttttggatgcAATAACTGTtgtctttgaggaggcttcaaAAGAAGGTCCATCTGTATCCCTACCAGTTGCATGTACTGAGACAGGAAATGGTCATAGCTTACCCAATCTTGCCCTCAG GAGGGGCGAGGAACATTCTTTCATTCTCAAACCAGCAACTACACTGAACAGAGATTTTAGGGGCAATGGTGAGACAAACTCTATGCAACCACATTCAAAGATGGGTACCATGGTGCCAAATGTGCATATGATATCAAGAAGTGCAGATCAGTATGCAATTCTAGTATCATGTCGCTGCAACTATACTG AatcaaaactatttttcaaGCAGCTGACAGATTGGCGACCCCGCATTGCAAGAGATCTCATGATCACTGTAGCACCAGAATCATATCAACAAACTATTAGAGCAAATGCAAAAGCACCCCACCTTCCTGTTCAG GTGTTAACTCTAAAAGCTACTAATTTAACATCTGAAGATCTTACACTAACTGTTCTTGCTCCAGAATCATCTACTTCTTCACCTACAGTTTTATCCTTGAACTCTTCACCAAAAGCCCCAATGGACCCTTTTATTAGTTTTCATGAGTATATGGGAAGGATGGGTGGGGATAAACTTGGAATCAGGACGCATAGGCTGAGTTCAATGCCTGCCTCAACAGAATCTCAAAAAGTGAGTGATAGTGGTGGAATAAGATCAAGCTCCCTTGAGCACTGGACTGATTCAATGTCTCATGTGATTTCAAGTAATGACTCAGGCTGTACACATCTATGGTTGCAGAGCACAGTGCCTCTAGg ATGTGTTCCTGCACATTCGAACGCTACAGTCAAGCTTGAGTTACTTCCATTAACTGATGGGATAGTTACACTTGATACACTTCAAATAGCTGTCAAGGAGAAAG GTCTGACATATATCCCAGAGTACTCATTGAAGATATATGCGACTTCCAGCATTGCAACAGGGATTTTGTAG